The genomic region AGAGACAAACAAGACTGGATTACAAGTAAGGTCATCTGGTGAGAAAACATAAAAGATATGGCAACAAAATTAAATAATGCAGTAAAATAACCTCATTCAATAGGTGCTCTTTAACAGCCAGACCTTTTCAAGTTTTACAGTTTGTTCCATCTACCTACACTTACCATGATATCCATGTggggagagaaggagaaggaggaggcagAGAAAGCTTTACATTGGTACTGTAACTTGCAAGCTAAAGTGTACTAATTTGGAGACTCTGCACACTGCTATACAGTAGTCTACACAGCTCCCTACACAATATGGAAATACTTTACTGGAATCCTAAAGCCATTTAATGCAATGTAACttttaatgcatttttttttacaagCAGTGTGCAGCTCAACAGCACATTTTGGCAAGAAAATGTGAGTGTTGTGAAATTCAGTGCATTTTATCCCCAACTCCTGAGACGGCCTATCAAGGTTGATTGTCTGCTTTCAAGGTGTTTCCGGTAACTGTCTGGGCAGCATATAAATAAAGTGTTTACTTTGAATTCAATGCCGTTTAACACGATCGTTACAGTAAAGGAAAACTGAGAAACTTGTAGCGTCGAGGCTGTGTGGCATTTGTGTTTTATCCCCAGAGAATAACTGCCTGAAACGGTACCAAAGTGATAAAATCACAAGGTGTAAGATGGTAAAGAACTACTCGTACTCAGCATTACAGAACTGTAGAGAACTTGCAAGTTACTTGTAATATCTAATAACAGATGAAACTTCAAAGTATTTTTAAATATAATACGTTCATaaatctgtattaataaaagtAAAATCTAAAAAAGTTCTCTGTATTACATATGATACAAAAAGAGGTCAATACAGCTTACAGCTGTACAGTTTTACAGTCAGGTTTCAAGGAAGACTTGAAATTATAAAACATCTCATGATTTCCATAAACGATCGATCTTCCAACTGGTGACAGATCTTCACTGATTCCAGTCTCATACAATTCTGTGCATTTTAAACTTCATTGCTGAGGCATTTGATGAAACCAGTGTCCTTAGCTTAATTCCATGAATGGATTTCCATACTTTATTCTAATCTGTAAATGAAAAAGCTCAAACCTCTACAGCTTTGTGAAAACAAAACCCACATTTGGTTTAATATTTTTGTCCCACCAAAAGTAATCCATTCCTATTTCAGATTCATAAATCTGATAGTAGTAATGATCAACCAGTTTTGATATGGATTCCCCATGCTGTAATGATGGTGTGGAGCTGAAATTCTGACATGTTATTCCTGAGTACAGAGTCATCTAGATGATTCTAGGCTTTGTGATAAACAAAGTACTAGTAGATGAGAATGGAACTTGGCCTTGGCTGTAGTTACGCATGTGCTTGGAAGCTGCTTCCAAGATACCTTTTTCATCAACATTGTTATGTACCTAcaaccttctcctcctcttcctcctctgtcTCCTGCTCCTTAGAGGTATCTGATGGAACCTCCTCTTCATCTGCTTGCTCATCCAGTGGAATTTCTGTTGATTCAGAGTCCTGGGTACAAAGAGTCTTGGAGTCACTACAGCTGTTGTCATCCTCACCCTGGCTACCACCACTGTCCTTTTCCGTATCTGATTCACCATCTTCCTCTAGTGTTAACTCAAATTGGAACTTGTCCACATGTCCTGGCCGTCCCTCCCCATCAGCATCAGGGGCAGGTGAAGGGCTCTGTGGAATTGTGCTCTGATACCATTCTCTATTATCCTCCAGTGTatctaacatgtcctgtgcatcagGATGGACTAGGTCAGCCCACGTCTCCCATAAAGGATGGACAATGTAGTCGATGAAACCCACCTATTAGAAAGTAAATGACAATTAGATTTACAGTTACAACCATGAATGGTTTGCACTACATAATGCTTCTCCGCCAACAGTAACCTTCTCCAGTGATCTTCATATTTAATTTAGCATAACATTCTAACCTATTGAATAATTTTGCCCCAAGATCCATGTTAACCTGTACGCACCTTAgacaggctccttagacagcaccttccaaacccgcgacctccaccaactagaaggacaagggcagcaaatgcatgggaacaccaccacctgcaggttcccctccaagtcacacaccatcctgacttggaactacatcgccgttccttcactgtcgctgggtctaaatcctggaactcccttcctaacagcactgtgggtgtacctaccactcatggactgcagcggttcaagaaggcagctcaccaccatctgctcaaggacaattatggatgggcaataaatgctggcctggccagcgacgcccacattccatgaattaattttaaaaaattaagtaaTGAAATGTGACAGCACTAGTATATGCAGATACTAAGTGCCACATACAGCATTTGTTTGTTATATCACAGTTATAGATTGCTTTATCATGCTTTAATATAAATGATGCTGTTGCTGCTGATTTTAGACCTCCAAAGTGGGAAAGTTAAAAGATTATAGAGGAGGAGGGAAGTAATCAGGGAGATAGAGACAAGAGGAAATTACTGAGAACCAAGAAAGGGTTAAAGATGTTAAGAAAGTCCAAGTCTTCGAGAAAGAATAaactagagtaaataaggagaaacttttcccagtggcagaagggttgataaccaaagacttaatgtgattggcaaaagaactagaggtgacatgaagaaacttttttttacacaatgaATTGTCATGAattgggggtcactatttaaaaataaagggttgcccatttaatacagagatgagaatttttttctctcagaggattgtgagtctttggaactcccttcctcaaaaagcaatggaagcagagtctttaaatatttttaaggcagagggagacagattcttgataagcaagggggtgaaaggttattggcggTAGGTGGGATTGTGGAGCCGAGGTCACAAtcatatcagtcatgatcttactgaatggcggagaggtcttgagggactgaatggcctactcctgctcctaattcgtatgttcgtatgatcgGGAAtccactgcctaaaagggtagcagaagcagattcaatagtaatttttagaagggaattggatgaatacttgaatggAAAAAATCTGTAGGGCTATTGGGAAAGAGGCGGGACACTGGAACTAGTTGGATTGTTCTACCAGAAagttagcacagacacgatggcttcctgtgctgtatcaatctatgattctACACTGTGAAAGCATGTTATTTTCTTCAAATATTTCAAATAACAAATATTTCAGATAAACAGTTtaggtttaaactaaattattcAACTATGTGCAGAATCACACTGCTAGATTTGAAGTTCATGGCTTGAGATTACATTGGAGGTTGCCTGGTGCACCTACTTGTGATTTTTCAACGGAGGCATTGTGCTCATCACACATGGGGCTTATTTCCATCCCCCTTTCCCTTTCTCGGTCTCCTTGGCGAAAGAACTCTTCCATTATTCTATCTGTCCATTGTCGGTATAGCTGCAGAGGTTTTGTAGGATTGCTCAAGTCTGCACAGTGCACCATGTTTTGCAGAACCTAGATTATTAAATGAAATGCAGTTTTCAACTCACTTTTAAAAAAGAATTGATTAATATTGGTCAGTAGTACATCAATTGGCAAATCTACAATGTTCATAAATATTCAGTTATAACAATGACAAAATATAAACTAATAAAATACTTGTAATGTTTCCTCCAATTACATCCACTTTACACAAAACTTATGTTAAAGAGGATGCCTTTCATCTGTCTAAATTTTTGATTTTCCTTTTGAATCGAACAATTTCTTTGATACCTGTATTCTATCTGAGTAGTTGTCCAAGAGGAGCACTCCAGAACTGGTCACCTTTTTTGTTTCTACCATTGTTTTCAAGTCAGCCAGTAAATTCATGTGTTTGGACATGTCTGTAGCAAGAACCTGAAATATAAGGTTCGAGAACCATGAGCAAATAGTTAAAAAAAAACTGTGCTGCTCAGTGGGACATTGCAAGTCATACAAATCTAGTGTAAACTCATTATAAAATAGACAACTCCAAAGAGCTCTCCAGGTGTAAGCAGTCTTTCTCAATTCCTACTAGTCAAATTTAGATAGAAAAGACTCCAACTTCAAATACGGATAAATAAACTCTTGAGTGAGTGTTTTCGGTTTTATGATTTGCTTATAGAATAAACAATTTTGAGCTTTATAGGTCTACTCACAGAGTAAACATTTTGGTATTGATGGCAAAATAAGGTGGGAGGTGACTTCTCCCTTGTGTTTTGGAATAATTTAATCTTTTCTCAAGGTCCCAGAGGTTATTTTCTAATGTCACAGCAAGAGGAAAAAAGTAAAAAACTTGAggtattttacttttatctttgggTTGAAAATTACTGCCAGGAGCACTACTgctagccatcagcagcagcacaatccaGCCCAATGCGCTTCCCCACCTTTAAGAGAtaaaggaaatagaaaaaaatgCAGGTTTAATTGCTAATTACGATTAATTTTCTGGGGGCCATACTTATACTATTATATAATAAAGATTACAAGGATAGTCAGAGTAGGCATTTTTTCTCACATCTTTCAGACCACATTAAAATTTACGAAAACACAAAATCCAAAATGGACCTAAGTAGAAAATATTAGAAAAAAGGTTAGAGACTTGAGTTGAACAGTAAGCTTTAAGGCTGCAACTTACAATGTCAATGACCATCTTCCTAAGTGACTGTCTTTGCTTCTTAGTCAAGTTCTGGAAAATATCACAGTTCTCTTCCTGCAGCAATTTAAAGCCAACAGCCAAGTGATGGTTCTCCAACACTGATGAGTCATTGTACATCAAGGCAAGTTCTGAATCTGGAAAGTGTGTAAATTAATGGCAggaggagaaaagagagagagagagagaaataatgaATGTTAATACCTATCTGAATTCTATTCACATTCATCTATGACATTCCAACAATATATTTATCATCAGTTTGAATAATGCTACAAATTGAATATAAATTTTGTTAGCAATTGAGAATGGATTGTATGACCTGATGCGCGATCAGTATTCACATATGTAACACTAAGGGTCTATCATTTTAATTTCTATTTTTAAAGAAAATACTATTTTTTGTGAGGAGAGAAATCACTGGCACATTTCATATATATTGTTGCAAAGAACGAAAAGATCTCACACAAGGTCTCATCTCATCTGTAGTGATTTCCATTTGTCAGGTTGCGTCATTGAGTACTCTCATCCTATCTGCAGCTCACTAGTTAGTTCCTGCTGCTCTGCTCCTTACACACAAAGATACTGTTCAATCTCTACTGTCAGAAGCCTAACCAGAGGTGACTCTAAATATGGTCGGAGTAGTATTAAGCCTACCATTAGTCTGGAGTGGCATGAAAAAAATATCATTTTGAATCTCATGTACATGGAGAACATTATGGTAATAGTATCATAGGtttctttttaaataaaaaaaaatcacactagCTGTTCTGAATTTTCTGAATGTAAATAAATCCCTGAGCCATCTGCCTGCTTAACACCCGAGCC from Heterodontus francisci isolate sHetFra1 chromosome 1, sHetFra1.hap1, whole genome shotgun sequence harbors:
- the pde4d gene encoding 3',5'-cyclic-AMP phosphodiesterase 4D isoform X8, which codes for MPEANYLLSVSWGYIKFKRMLNRELTHLSEMSRSGNQVSEFISSTFLDKQHEVEMPSQAQKEEKKKRPMSQISGVKKLMHSSSLTNSSITRFGVKTDQEDLLAKELEEINKWGLNVFKVAEYSGNRPLTVVMYTIFQERELLKTFKIPADTLITYLMTLEDHYHADVAFHNNIHAADVAQSTHVLLSTPALEAVFTDLEILTAIFASAIHDVDHPGVSNQFLINTNSELALMYNDSSVLENHHLAVGFKLLQEENCDIFQNLTKKQRQSLRKMVIDIVLATDMSKHMNLLADLKTMVETKKVTSSGVLLLDNYSDRIQVLQNMVHCADLSNPTKPLQLYRQWTDRIMEEFFRQGDRERERGMEISPMCDEHNASVEKSQVGFIDYIVHPLWETWADLVHPDAQDMLDTLEDNREWYQSTIPQSPSPAPDADGEGRPGHVDKFQFELTLEEDGESDTEKDSGGSQGEDDNSCSDSKTLCTQDSESTEIPLDEQADEEEVPSDTSKEQETEEEEEEKVVGT